In Anseongella ginsenosidimutans, one genomic interval encodes:
- a CDS encoding serine hydrolase, with the protein MKKFACTLLLYLVSLAGTLGQDNKPGNRHDLIEKLMQSRPEWFGHLLDSAGYYEIQVIYTQIDRDRKNKPHFTSYTYRLDKERYFYPASSVKLPLAVLALEKLNDLRIDSLTKDTPLRIGSGFRTQLPLLSDHTARNGLPTIAHFIRQVLLVSDNWAYNRLYEFVGQREIRERLAQKGLNNVRILHRFIVGDSRETSRHSNPFTFYQPLPAGEVPDGTHPEIARGEKVIYRQPAAYNEMDFFSGLPEVTAGAGYVDNEGRLVMDPFRFTDKNFFPLEMQQELLKRILFPESYPPSRRFRLHPDDYLFLRKYLSMLPRESGPFPDYSDTCAYWDSYAKFLMYGNRKTARIPAHIRIFNKMGNAYGYVTDNAYIVDFKNRVEFLLTATIATNTDGIYNDDRYDYIGTGYPFMEHLGRLIYEFELTRSRERLPNLEEFRIDYGMR; encoded by the coding sequence ATGAAAAAATTTGCCTGCACACTCTTGCTATACCTGGTGTCTTTGGCCGGCACCCTGGGACAGGATAATAAGCCCGGAAACCGGCATGATCTTATTGAGAAGCTCATGCAAAGCCGGCCCGAATGGTTCGGCCACCTTCTTGACAGCGCCGGCTACTATGAGATACAGGTTATTTATACCCAGATTGACCGCGACCGGAAGAACAAACCGCATTTTACTTCTTATACCTACCGGCTGGATAAAGAGCGCTACTTTTATCCGGCCAGCTCCGTAAAACTTCCCCTGGCGGTGCTGGCGCTCGAAAAACTGAATGATCTCCGGATCGACAGTCTCACGAAGGATACCCCCTTACGCATCGGCAGCGGGTTCAGGACGCAGCTGCCGCTGCTTTCAGATCATACCGCCCGGAACGGCCTGCCTACGATTGCTCATTTCATACGGCAGGTACTCCTGGTAAGCGATAACTGGGCGTACAACCGTCTATATGAATTTGTCGGGCAGCGGGAAATCCGGGAACGGCTTGCGCAAAAAGGCTTAAACAATGTTCGCATCCTCCATCGCTTCATTGTCGGAGATAGCCGCGAAACCAGCAGGCACAGTAACCCTTTCACTTTCTACCAGCCTCTCCCGGCAGGCGAAGTGCCGGACGGAACCCATCCTGAAATCGCCCGGGGGGAAAAAGTAATTTACCGGCAGCCCGCGGCTTATAATGAAATGGATTTTTTCAGCGGCCTTCCGGAGGTCACAGCGGGCGCCGGATACGTGGATAACGAAGGCAGGCTGGTAATGGATCCCTTCCGCTTTACGGATAAAAATTTCTTCCCCCTGGAAATGCAGCAGGAATTGCTCAAAAGAATCTTGTTCCCTGAATCCTATCCTCCTTCCCGCCGCTTTCGCCTCCACCCGGATGATTATCTCTTTCTGCGGAAATACCTGTCCATGCTTCCCCGGGAAAGCGGTCCTTTTCCCGATTATTCAGACACCTGCGCCTATTGGGACAGCTATGCAAAATTCCTGATGTACGGAAACCGGAAAACAGCCAGGATCCCAGCGCACATCCGGATTTTTAACAAGATGGGAAATGCTTACGGCTATGTTACCGACAATGCCTATATCGTAGATTTTAAAAATCGCGTGGAATTTCTTCTGACTGCTACCATTGCAACCAATACTGACGGGATCTATAACGACGACCGTTATGATTACATTGGAACCGGTTACCCGTTCATGGAACACCTGGGCAGGCTGATCTATGAATTTGAACTTACCCGCAGCAGGGAGCGCCTTCCCAACCTGGAAGAGTTTAGAATTGATTACGGAATGCGCTGA
- a CDS encoding PA0069 family radical SAM protein: MNAGGEDNTYFKGRGAQLNTKNPYLNTEYVAEHPEGIDEAMLENSATQYIEESPKKVVNKVDSPDLNLMYSLNPYQGCEHGCIYCYARNSHQYWGYSAGLDFERKIIVKKNAPALLEACFEKKTWAGIPIVLSGNTDCYQPVERKLKITRRLLEVFLKYRNPVSIITKNALILRDLDLLRELNSLDLVHVSVSLTSLNEDLRQALEPRTVTAKGRLKVIQNLSAEGIPVRVMTAPIIPGLNSEEIPALIKAAAEAGASAAGYTLVRLNGAISQLFEDWVHKSFPDRAQKVLHLISECHQGKLNDSRFGTRMRGDGNIADMISKLFHTSVNRYLKGREMRPLNSHAFKRPSDQLSLF; the protein is encoded by the coding sequence ATGAATGCAGGCGGAGAAGACAACACTTATTTTAAGGGGAGAGGCGCGCAGCTCAACACGAAAAACCCTTACCTGAATACAGAATACGTAGCGGAACACCCGGAGGGAATTGACGAGGCGATGCTGGAAAACAGCGCCACGCAATATATTGAAGAGTCCCCAAAAAAGGTCGTCAATAAGGTGGACAGCCCCGATCTTAACCTGATGTATTCGCTAAATCCCTACCAGGGCTGCGAACATGGATGCATTTACTGCTATGCGCGAAACTCGCATCAATATTGGGGATACAGCGCGGGCCTGGATTTCGAAAGAAAAATTATTGTTAAGAAAAACGCCCCGGCCCTGCTGGAAGCTTGTTTTGAAAAGAAAACCTGGGCCGGGATACCCATTGTCCTTTCCGGAAATACCGATTGTTATCAGCCTGTTGAACGGAAACTGAAGATCACCCGCCGCCTGCTGGAAGTTTTCCTGAAATACCGCAACCCCGTGAGCATCATCACCAAAAACGCCCTGATACTCCGCGACCTGGATCTCCTCAGGGAACTCAACAGCCTTGACCTGGTGCATGTAAGCGTATCATTGACCAGCTTGAATGAAGACCTCCGGCAAGCCCTGGAGCCCCGTACAGTCACAGCAAAAGGAAGATTAAAAGTGATCCAGAATCTTAGTGCGGAAGGCATCCCTGTGCGGGTAATGACCGCTCCCATTATTCCCGGGCTTAATAGCGAAGAGATCCCGGCGCTTATTAAAGCGGCCGCAGAAGCGGGAGCCAGCGCGGCGGGTTATACCCTTGTCAGGCTGAACGGCGCTATTTCCCAGCTATTCGAAGACTGGGTACATAAAAGCTTCCCGGACCGTGCCCAAAAAGTGCTGCACCTGATCAGCGAATGCCACCAGGGAAAACTGAATGACAGCCGTTTCGGCACGCGCATGCGGGGCGACGGCAATATCGCGGACATGATCAGCAAATTATTCCATACTTCGGTAAACAGGTATCTCAAAGGCCGGGAAATGCGGCCGCTGAACAGCCATGCATTTAAGCGGCCCTCCGATCAGTTAAGCCTTTTTTAG
- a CDS encoding NADH-quinone oxidoreductase subunit C, producing the protein MFEKIKSIIGEKFGEEVIQAEEPEALQPALTVEAARIADICLELRDNPGAYFDFLSCLSGVDYGPESGEFGVVYHLASIPYKTSFVLKVRVKGGRNTEELPAVPSVSSVWRTADWHEREAFDLVGISFTGHPDLRRILLPDDWEGYPLRKDYKTAETYKGIKIDY; encoded by the coding sequence ATGTTTGAAAAGATCAAATCCATCATCGGGGAAAAATTCGGCGAAGAGGTTATCCAGGCTGAAGAACCGGAAGCTCTTCAGCCTGCACTTACGGTAGAAGCCGCCCGCATTGCGGACATATGCCTTGAACTGCGGGACAATCCCGGCGCCTATTTTGATTTTCTTTCCTGTCTTTCAGGAGTTGACTACGGGCCGGAGAGCGGCGAATTTGGAGTGGTTTATCATCTCGCGTCTATTCCCTATAAAACTTCGTTCGTTCTAAAAGTGCGGGTAAAAGGCGGCCGGAATACAGAGGAGCTTCCCGCAGTACCCAGCGTTTCATCCGTTTGGCGCACCGCCGACTGGCATGAACGGGAAGCCTTTGATCTGGTAGGGATCAGCTTTACTGGTCATCCCGACCTGAGGAGGATCCTCCTGCCGGACGACTGGGAGGGCTATCCCCTGCGCAAGGATTACAAAACGGCGGAAACCTATAAAGGCATTAAAATTGACTATTAA
- a CDS encoding NADH-quinone oxidoreductase subunit D has protein sequence MTTRYETLKNSLQTEEMVINMGPQHPSTHGVLRLELITNGEVVNECIPHIGYLHRCFEKHAEALSYPQIIPFTDRMDYLASMNNNHIFAMGVERMMGIEENIPKRIEYIRVLVAEMNRIASHLIAVGTYGIDIGAFTPFLWCFRDREHIMGLLEWASGARMLYNYIWVGGLFYDLPVGFEERCIEFVEYFKPKLKELDILLTDNQIFINRTAGIGVLPLDVAISYGCSGPMLRGSGLKWDLRRVDNYSVYPEIEFEIPYGSGEMGTTGDCWDRFKVRIDEIKESVLIMEQCLARLTKELKRSPDFDPRALVPKKCFPKHKEYYMRGESPKGELGFYFIAQERSEIPFRCKARGPSFNNLSVISEITRGAMIADVVAILGSIDIVLGEVDR, from the coding sequence ATGACAACCCGTTACGAAACGCTCAAGAACAGCCTTCAGACAGAGGAAATGGTGATCAATATGGGTCCTCAGCACCCTTCCACTCATGGTGTGCTGCGTCTTGAACTCATCACCAACGGGGAAGTCGTCAACGAATGCATCCCTCATATCGGCTACCTGCATCGCTGCTTTGAAAAGCATGCCGAAGCGCTTAGCTATCCCCAGATCATTCCCTTTACCGACCGGATGGACTACCTGGCGTCTATGAACAACAACCATATTTTTGCAATGGGTGTTGAAAGGATGATGGGCATTGAGGAAAATATCCCGAAGCGAATTGAATATATCCGGGTACTGGTAGCAGAGATGAACCGGATTGCCTCGCACCTGATCGCCGTGGGGACTTACGGAATCGATATAGGCGCTTTCACCCCCTTTCTCTGGTGCTTCCGGGACCGGGAACACATTATGGGCCTGCTGGAATGGGCTTCCGGCGCACGCATGCTTTACAATTACATATGGGTAGGCGGCTTATTTTATGATCTGCCGGTAGGGTTCGAGGAACGCTGCATCGAATTTGTCGAATATTTCAAGCCCAAACTGAAAGAACTCGACATCCTGCTCACGGACAACCAGATATTCATTAACCGCACCGCCGGTATCGGCGTCCTTCCCCTGGATGTTGCTATCAGTTACGGTTGTTCAGGCCCTATGCTTCGCGGCTCCGGCCTCAAATGGGACCTCCGCCGGGTTGATAATTATTCGGTCTATCCCGAGATAGAATTTGAAATACCCTATGGCAGCGGAGAAATGGGAACTACCGGCGACTGCTGGGACCGCTTCAAGGTGCGCATAGACGAAATCAAGGAATCTGTGCTAATTATGGAACAATGCCTTGCCCGGCTTACAAAAGAACTTAAACGCAGCCCCGATTTTGACCCACGAGCCCTGGTTCCCAAAAAGTGCTTTCCAAAACATAAGGAATATTATATGCGGGGCGAAAGCCCCAAGGGAGAATTGGGCTTTTATTTCATTGCTCAGGAACGCAGCGAAATCCCCTTTCGCTGTAAAGCCCGCGGCCCCTCTTTCAATAACCTTTCCGTCATTTCCGAAATTACCCGAGGCGCCATGATCGCCGACGTCGTAGCCATTCTCGGCTCTATTGACATTGTGCTTGGGGAAGTTGACCGGTAA
- a CDS encoding RNA polymerase sigma factor produces MKEIIPEKVLVEKCRQNNSNAQRELFNRYKNAMYTLAFRMLNNEDEAHDALQEAFISVFVNIRKFRGESSLGAWIKTIQIRAALRIIQKRMQFETLDEQWEDKGQSLNGWMDGEMLDKSIRSLPAGCRSVFVLVEIEGYPHREAAALLNISEGTSKSQLSYAKKLLREKLNETLKV; encoded by the coding sequence ATGAAGGAAATTATACCGGAGAAGGTACTGGTTGAAAAGTGCCGGCAAAACAACAGTAATGCGCAGCGGGAGCTGTTCAACCGGTACAAAAATGCAATGTACACGCTTGCCTTCCGCATGCTCAATAACGAGGATGAGGCGCATGATGCCCTCCAGGAGGCCTTTATTTCGGTGTTCGTGAACATACGGAAATTCAGGGGGGAAAGCTCCCTGGGCGCGTGGATCAAAACTATCCAGATCCGGGCCGCGCTCCGCATCATTCAAAAAAGAATGCAGTTTGAAACCCTGGACGAGCAGTGGGAAGACAAGGGGCAATCCTTAAACGGCTGGATGGACGGTGAAATGCTGGATAAGAGCATCCGTTCCCTTCCCGCAGGCTGCCGAAGTGTCTTTGTCCTGGTGGAAATAGAAGGTTACCCGCACAGAGAAGCCGCAGCTTTACTGAACATCAGCGAGGGCACCTCCAAGTCACAACTTTCCTACGCAAAAAAATTACTGAGGGAAAAGCTAAACGAAACATTAAAGGTATGA